One Ranitomeya variabilis isolate aRanVar5 chromosome 4, aRanVar5.hap1, whole genome shotgun sequence genomic window, GTCATGGAGTACATTCTCATCATCCCCCTGACCCActcagtccagctccataacaGAACGTTGCTCCCTGTGAACTTGGGGTGATTACTCAAAATTGTCCCAGTGGTATTCTGGCCCTTGGAGTTCCCCGAACAGCTTGGTCTACCATCCCTGCGCCagtagactgcatcctgccaactatgcCAAGTGTAAGCTGCTAGCAGGaatgcaggatgcagtgacggacaggaggcagagcaagggttaacaggcttatttacaggggaatactccacgcagggaggaaaaGAGTTAAACTGTATAAATGGCAAAGTGAAGTGCAAGGGGGACAAATAACGACAATTTGGTAGCAAGCGTATCAGGAAGTCttgacactgcagctcctgctgtgaACTCAATTACGCCGGCAACGGCTGGCACGATGTTTTTATTAATGGGGTTCAGCAAAAAACAATACCtcatcttctggtgacagtggttggtctccggtaccttccactgctcCTAGTACATATACTGTAGATGCCTCCAAGGTTACGGGCCATGGTACTGTCTAAGCCCGACGTGTCTCCTGTGCTACTCTCCTGACAGTCTTTGTCAAATGGGCCCGAAGTGACTGACAGTAATACGGGTCACAGTGTTTAGTGGCCCAGTCAGGGTACGAAGGTCTGTACTGTCCCCAGTCACTCCTATGGGGCACGTGTATAGTACGGACACAGAGACCGGACTCATACCGcacgtctctctctctctgttccccgctgTTGGCAGTGGGCGACGACAGGCACTGGCTTGCATGCTGCTGGTGCTCTCAGGGCAGGGCACTTCTCACTCTGGCTGCTGCACAGCTGGATCAGCTCCGCTCGGTCTGCACGGCTTGGCTGGATGTATACAGCtcggctctgcacggctctgctctgtatggcTTTGCTCTGCATGCAACGAGGGCTCCTTCTATATGGCCCACCGCCACACCGGTACACTCGGATGGTGGAAGCATAGCGCGCTGCTCATTGCTCTGCACGCCGCTCTGCACACTGCTCTCTGCGCTGCTCCCCACACTCCTCTCTGCCGGTGCCAGACTACTCCGTTTTGCGTGCTTTTTTCTTTCATGCCTCtgctgctgtgtgcccttttctggcTCTCTCCACCCTTCTCCATCCCCAGAAAAGTCCTCCTTGCTCAGGCTTCCCCCAGACAGCAGGGGAAGGTCCATCCCACTCATGCTTCCCCCCAGGAACACAGGATGCAGCCTTTCTAGTTCCAGACCCGGCATGCAAGTACCTGCGGTCCTGTCTACCTCCTTACATAAGaagtacccgagcattttagtgcttgctcaataCTAATTATAGCCTTTTGTTTTATAACCACTCAGTCCATGatctctgtgctgctacagccacgtACCTCCTTACAATGTGATGAAAATGATGGGGGGAGAAAGACAAAAGTAGAGAAATAAGGAATGAGAGAGAGACTGCAGAGTAAGGAAATAAAGTAAAAATAGCTTTAATTAACTTAAAATTGTAATAGTCCTAAAAATATTTTTTCGATATTTGATTTGATCTCTATAGTCACTTCCAAATcatttaacattttttgttttagaTTTAAATTACGGTAAATTACAAACTGTGCAGCAAAAAACATATTATATTGTATATGttgaaaataaaatggaaaaattaAAAGTGAACAGAAATAATTTATCAGAATTTTATCTTCTGTAAAAATATATTCTTGATACTTGATTTGACCTCTTTGTTTCGTAGGCTGTATATAAAAGGGTTTAAGAGAGGAGCAATAACAGTGTACATTAAAGAGACCATGCTGTTTTGCCCAATCCTATATTTTGACCTTGGTCTAAGGTACATAAAAATTGTTGAACCATAAAATATTGTAACAACTATTAAGTGAGAGGAGCAGGTTGCAAAAGTCTTTTTCTTGCTGGATGTGGAACGAAGTTTTAGAATGTTTGAAATGATCTCCACATAGGAAATTATTGTTACTGTGAACGGACCAATCATAACACAACCGGCAATCAGAAATATCACAAGTTCATTAACCCAAATGTCCTGGCAGGAGAGTTCTAGGACGGGTGGCACATCGCAAAAGAAATGGTCTATCTCTTTTGATCCACAGAATGGTAATGAAAAAGTGAATGTTGTGTGAATTACAGCATTCACTGCACCAACGACGTATGATCCCACTATGTGCTGGATACAGACCACTTCACTCATAATCACAGTATACAACAGAGGGTGACATATGGCGTTATAGCGGTCATAAGCCATGGCTCCCAGCATACAGCATTCTGTTCCACCCAACAGCAAGAAACAATACATCTGTATAGCGCAGCCAGAGAAGGAGATGGCGTTACATTCTGGCCATAGACTGGACAACATCTTCGGGACAGTGCACGAAACATATATTATTTCCAAGAGAGCAAAATTAGCAAGAAAAAAATACATTGGAGTGTGGAGGCTCGGACTAAACTTGTATGCAAGGATTATAGATAGGTTCCCACACACAGTGATGATGTAAGTACATAAGAAGATCGGAAAAAGGAAGACTTTATTCTTGATAAGGCTAGAAAATCCCAGAAGAATAAATCCGGTTACCATTGTGTGATTGCTGTTCATTTCTTCtgattttttagaaaagaaagaaaaaattatgaaatcataAAAATGTAACAAATCTACTATGTTTTTTTAATGAAATATTAGAGTATAATATGACATATCATGGTGGGAGACTTTTCTGGTATATAAGCTACTGTTTGATGAGTATTGCCCCGTAGATTATGTATCTCAGCAAATTGCTGGGAAAGGAAATTGTTCTGCCTGTCCATCAGGGTTCATTCAGATGTCTGATTTTCACCTGTGAGTGCTGTCTGTGTTTTTCAGGTATAGCATTCGTGCCTGTGATGGACTATGGGgtcattcacatgtctgtgatttttcgGGGGGCCAAGAGGTACacgcagaggtgtagctaggggtaTAGCTTGAGGGTATAGAGCAAAACATCTGAGTGGACCTCTAACCTGATTACACTTGTAGTGACACAGTGATATTACAGCCATATTGttacatatagtggtagataccagtcttgcAGAACATACAAGTGATCAAAgtgcagttatagatggtgacttacagctgacgtgctTTCCGATGTAGTCGTTCATTTTTCACAtcgtccatctggcccagaccaacatggcaACTTCTCCAGGTATAATGCAGATGGCTGGATGCAACGCACAGAGACACGAGGCTGAAACAGTCAGGGATGATTATAATTCTATTTATATACAGGAATTTAAAGTAACTCTTTACAATTAGTGTTAGTAGCTAGGCAGATTAACATTCAAACAAAGAAACGAGCAAAAAgaaagtggcagcactcaccgatcttcttaAAACAGGTAAGCCTTTATTccataaaatcttcacggctcgggggtgtacaTACAACAGAGTGTTAGGTCCAAATGACGGCCGTTTCATGCCAATCTGGCGCTTCTACTAGTCACTGACTCGTAGAAGCGCCagatcagcgcgaaacggccgtcgtttggaCCTAACACTCTGTTGTAtgtacacccccga contains:
- the LOC143768858 gene encoding olfactory receptor 5V1-like codes for the protein MNSNHTMVTGFILLGFSSLIKNKVFLFPIFLCTYIITVCGNLSIILAYKFSPSLHTPMYFFLANFALLEIIYVSCTVPKMLSSLWPECNAISFSGCAIQMYCFLLLGGTECCMLGAMAYDRYNAICHPLLYTVIMSEVVCIQHIVGSYVVGAVNAVIHTTFTFSLPFCGSKEIDHFFCDVPPVLELSCQDIWVNELVIFLIAGCVMIGPFTVTIISYVEIISNILKLRSTSSKKKTFATCSSHLIVVTIFYGSTIFMYLRPRSKYRIGQNSMVSLMYTVIAPLLNPFIYSLRNKEVKSSIKNIFLQKIKF